The Pelodiscus sinensis isolate JC-2024 chromosome 4, ASM4963464v1, whole genome shotgun sequence genomic sequence aattcgacactcaccacgggggggctcaacaaagacaccaactaccttacccattacaaagatagcttccccaattatcacctctaatatcattagctcacagacatttaccctcccccccacccgcatcccccttcagttctgaaatgtgatttgtccttttcatatgtgttcattttttaaaattgtatcctttggtatatatggttgtgactattttcttccactatttgatctgaggaagtgggtctggcccatgaaagctcatcatctaataaaccatcttgttagtctttaaagtgctacatagtcctatattttgtttcagctacaccagattaacacggctacatttctatcactattcttgaagaaaataggcatgaccatatataccaaagggatacaatcaaaaaaggtgaacacatataaaaaggacaaatcaaatttcagaacagatgagggttggggggcaggtaaatgtctgtgagctaatgatattagaggtgataattggggaagctatctttgtaatgggtaaggtagttagcgtctttgttaagaccctggcctaaagtgtcaaatttaagcatgaatgacaattcagaggtttctctttcaagtctggtgtgaaaatgcctttgaagcagtatgcaggtaatcaagtcattgagacaatgccctttctgtttgaaatggcaagaaactgttttttctttgtgatcctgtctgatatccattttgtgtgcattaattctttggcaaagcaTCTGAGACggttgtccaatgtacatagcagacagacactgtcagcacatgatgacataaattatatttctggatgagcaggaatatgtgttcttgatcttataactgaattggttaggtccaataatggtgtcagcagagtaaatatgtggacaaagctggcaacggggtttgttgcaagaaaaagttccagggttggtattagtgtggtatgtcctgtggttgttggtaagaatcatcctgaggttagatggttgtctgtaggggtgtgtctagactacatggctccgtcgacggagccatgtagatttgtttgttcggcaaagggaaatgaagccgcaatttaaataatcgcggcttcatttaaatttaaatggctgccccgctctgccaatcagctgtttgtcagcagatcaggGCAATCTGAACgctcctatgaggcataacggggaggtcgatcaAGGgttttcaggtcggcacgggagcgtctagactagcgcgctgagccgacaaacagctattcagctgtttgtcggctcagcgcagcagccatttaaatttaaatgaagcctcgattatttaaatcgcggcttcatttccctttgccgatcagcctaatctacatggctccatcgatggagccatgtagtttagacacacccaaggagactatgggtctgtcttccagagactctcagagtgtagtatcctgttctagtataggttgtagtttactGATAGTGTGtgggacgggtttaagttgggggctataggtgatgagaagtggtgttctattgttagttttcttgggtctgtcttgaagtagatggattctgggtattcgtctggctctttcaatttttttatttctccaggtgggtaattgaggtttataaatgcttggtagagatcctgaagtttctggtctctgtcagtgggattagagcagatgtgattgtatcgaagggcttagctatagatgatggatcgtatggtgtgttgtggatgggagctggaggcatgaaggtaactgtatgagtcagtgggttttctgtagagagtggtgtctaatttaccagtGGTGATTTAgactgtggtatccaggaaatggatctctcgtgtagaatggtccagtctgagattgatggtggggtgtaggttgttaaaatctctgtggaatgtctccagtgtttgtTGGCCATggatccagatcataaagatgtcatcgagtagcataagtagagaaggggtaaaaggggatgggatgtgaggaaacgttgttctaagtcagccataaagatgttagcatattgtggggccatgcgggtacccatggctgtgccactgatctggaggtataagttgtcctcaaaatggaaataattgtgggtgagaacaaagttacgtaggtctgctatcagattggcagtggtgtcctctgggattgtttctaattgcttgtaatccatcttaatgtgggatgttggtgtatagagcttctacatccatggtagcaaggatggtgttatcagggaggtaatcgatgttttgtaattttctcaggaagtcagtagtatctcagagatagctgggagtgttggttgcgtagagtttgagaagagagtctacatagctggataatccagtagtgagcgtgccgatacctgagatgatgggatgtccAGGGTGTCCcagtttatggattttgggaagcagacaGAACAATCCTGCttggggttcagaaggtgtttctgtgtggatttggtccTGAGTAGATGTAGGGAGGTCTTTAAGGAGAcaatgtagtttcttttggtattctgagctgggatcagaggagagaggtttgtaaaatgtggtgttggaaagttgtctggttgcctcctggttatagtcggacttattcataatgaccacagcaccccttTTGTCTGGTGGTTTGATTATAATGccgggttgtttttgagactctggatagcatagtgttcggcgcggctgagattgtgtgtcgcttgttgtcgtttgtgaattatgtcagtctgtgcattgttgtggaagctttgtatatagaaatccagattgtaattccgaccgtcagggggagtccatatagaattatttttcctttggtgttgatggGGGGGGATCTGGTTGGTCAGACTGATGTTCATTGatagtttggaaatattctcgtagGTGGAGGTGGCAAaagaaagcctcaaggtcaccacaaaattgaatccagtttgtgggggaggtggggtaGAAAGAGAGACCCTGGAATAAGACAGACTCCTCTGCTGGGTTGAGTTTGTAGctagagaggttaacaatattatccggtgggttaaggtagttgctgttgtagcttGTGTTGTGGAGGAGTTTAGaaagtttattgtcttttctttgttgtagggaatagaaatgtgatttcttgtctggtggaacaaaagtcttgtaaGGTGttagtcggtgtggatgtttgtcttaaGATGAGAATCTCTAGGTTAGAGATGTCgttcttgatgtttttctgtttcttgtataagatACTTATCAGGTGTGATTCCATCCAGCAGAGTGAAGTTAAACACATTTACATAAGCCAATTTATAATATATAATTTCAAAATTGCTCAAAGTAAAGGATGAAGATTTAgctattttaaaagttattttaatcctgggggtttttttgttcaaATTAATCAGGGACTGAATTAATAGCATTAGATTGAAATGTAAATGCAGTGTAATTGGCAGGAAGTGGTTGTATTTTCTGaataaaattgtgtgtgtgtgtgtaaataaaactGAATAAAAGTGATGAATGATACTCTGTACCTGTTGAGATGGCAGGAAATGCAATGGATCCAATATCTAAGACTATGAATAAGCTTAACAGAATTAAATGTATATATCAGTTTAGTagatatcaatgtttatttttaaacattttcagtttttcctttatttaaatttCCATAGTTGCATCAAAtcgatggaaatatttttcatcaaTATATGTGTGTATAATGAAATTAATGTTTACCAGCATTTACTGATAAAAAACTAATCCTTTCAAGACTATCCATGAACCACTGGACAGACGTTGTCAGTAGACACAATCCCACTTCTACATATCTCATTCCCATTGAAATCTGTACTTTGGCTCACTTTCTCTCAGACATTATTAGCTTGTGTTTTTATAGTGGAAATCTCAGTGTGTTATATCCTACCTAACATTTTATTCTCTAGCTCCCATTTTATTATATATTTCTTTATTTCAATGTTGTTTGCATAGTTCACACCTTACATTCATCTTGGACTGAACATACTATGGGCAGAAAGGCCCCTTCAAAATCAAAGCCATGAAGAAATGGGATGTTACATCACAAACTTGGCAATACTCCTTCAAGTGTACAATACATGTATTTAATGTGGGAAAGAGATGGAAACACCAACAATTTTATTAATTAATAgaaccagtggttctcagactATGACCTCTCTGGCACCCAGAGAAGGGCAGAGAAATCCCATCTGCCACTAGTGAACCCTCCAGCCAAATAAGGAATGGTATTAACAGGCTCCAAGGGGAGAGAGGAATCTTATCAAGTTGTCCTGGGCTGAAAGGTTAAGGACTGCATCAGGGAGACAGTGGAGGTCAATCAAGCAGAGCAAAAGCAAGAAACACCCCCATAATTATCCTTGCAGGGCAAGTAGAATTCCACAATAGTTATGGTAATGCTGGTAACCAAATATAGTAAACTTGATTATAATTATCTACATTCATATAGCACCTGACATCCCAGAATCTCAAAGCACTATGCAAACATCAATGAATTAAACTTCATTATAGCCCTGGGAGACATGTATTGTCAATGATACATACTTATAATACTTACTACTTAGCACCTTTCATCTTAAAGTGTTCTACAGAAATTTGTAACTATTATCTCCCtaatacaacccccccccccatacacacacatacacccctttATACAGCTGGAGGCACCAACACACTGACCCACTCCCCTTGGGAGGTTCCATAGGGGCACCCACTTACGTCCCATATGTCTACaatgcaattttatagccctgtGCCCCCAAAGATTTGGAGCTGGGTCAGCAGATGTGTGCCAACTACTGATGTTttattgtagtgtggacatacccttggGTTAAACAACtagtccaaggtcacacagttgGGATGTATTCATTAGACCACATTTCTTCTATTTTTACCTAACAAATTACTCTCCCTCTTGTATTTGTATTCAAACCAAATTGCATAGCAATTCTGCTATTCTGGGAAAgaatagcaagtgtgaaaagtCAGGACGCTATTTTATCCTAGGGAGGCGGTTATATAGTTGTCTAAATAACACAACGTCCCAAATAGTGGGATGTCACCCTAGGATGTCTGATCACCCTAGCAAAGGACAAAATTCACATATGTCACTGAGAGAAGCACCTGCAGGCGCGCGCACAGCCTGTAAAGGACAAAATTCGCTCAAGGGCAGCATTAGCTATGCGCTCCGTCCCCTCGCTGGATTAATAGGCGCTTTCCTCCCCCAAACTCATCACGTGCCTTTCAAGAGCAAATCTGGACTTTGTCAGAGCGGGGAGAGGGGAGTCCTGCCCGCTTGCGCTCGCCAGTCCCAAACCTCGCCAGAAagcggccgggaggggagggatttTGCGTGCCCAGCGCAGCTGCGCTCTCTGAGCGAGACAGGCACCTTGAGACGGCTCCCGGCCGTGGCACTtgccctccttccctttccccgcCCCGCGCCGCGAAAAAGCCGCCCGACAAGTTTCTTGGAACTTTGCCTCCCTTGACGCAAACAATGGAGCGGGGCTCCGTCCTCCCGGGGCAGCCAATAGGCGGGGAGGGGACCCGGTTGCCACCAATCAGAGGGAGCTGGACAGTTCCCCGGTCCTGACTGACCTTCAGCAGCCTGGCGCGGGCGGGGGATAAAAGAGCCCAGAGGCTGCAGCGGAGGTTTGGTTGCTGCCGCTACCGCCCGAGCCGACCCTGCGGGCACGCGGAGCCCCGCGGGACTGGAGAGAGCTGCCCCCTCGCAGAGAGCTGCGGTCACGCGCCGCCCAGCTCATTCATTGCGGCCGGGAGCCGGGGCACGGTAGCGGCCGGGCGGAGCACCAGCGAGAAGCCTCCCGCAGCCCGGCGAGCAGCCAGAGGTGAGCGCCGAgccacggctctgctcctccgaGTGCACCGCGCCACCGGGATCCCGAGCCAGCGCGCCGGGCTCGGCCGcggggtgccggcggcggggaggggaagaggaagggaaaagaTGGAGacctgggggaggcagagggcggGAGAAGGGGCTCGGCGGAGAGGACAGGAGCGgagcgagggggagggaggcagctctgGGATTGGAGCCGATTagggagcggggctgtgggggcaaaggaagggaggtgtggggatagggagcggggctgtgggggcaaaggaagggaggtgtggggatagggagcggggctgtgggggcaaaggaagggaggtgtggggatagggagcggggctgtgggggCAAAGGGGGGGCGGTGTGGGGATGGAAGCGGGGCTGCAGGGGTAAgggggggatggggagtggggctgtggggggaaagggagacgTGTAGGGATGGAAGTGGAGTTATGGGGGTGAAGGGTAGAGATATGGGGTTAGGAAGCGGGCTGAGGGGAGATGAAGAATTTATAAAATTATAATTTATATTAGCCTGAGATGGACTGAGGCACTTTTCAACCTTGTAGGGATGTGTCTGATCTAATGATTCACTTTGTCGTTGCTCAGTCAGATTTATCAGCAGATATTGCATTTGAAAAAAGCTTGAGTCCACTGCAGCTGGTAATTTCTTGTTACATTAGATCTGTCTGCTTGAGTTTCCAGCTCTGGACTTCCTACCTTATCCCTGCTTTGTTTGCCTGTAATTCAGATAAAGGCAAGGGGGTGCTTCACTGCCATTTTATATATAACTGAAAATATGTATTCTTCTGCGCCAAAAATGTACAAAGCTAGAGAAACACCAGTTCTTTTCTTAGTACCCTTTCCAAAGTGACAAAGCAAAAAGCCTTGTTCACAAGGAGAGGCACTGTTCTTAATCTCTTGGACGCCAAAGCAAATCATTAGACTCAGACACATCCCTACAAGGTTGAAAAGTGCCTTGAGGCAGTTTAAACAGGACAGTGACTGTGAAGAGACCTCTGTGGCCTTGGGAAAGAACATTTCAGTTTGGACCATTCAGTTTGCTGAGCTGATAAATCTGAATTATTCCTGCCCACCACATAAAAGTTAGAAATTAACTGTGGTTAAAAGCACAACTGGAgtttgaaaaaagaagaaaaaaaagatctGAGCTTAACTGGGGAGAGGTTTGTGTTACTGTGCTGCCCCCAGGTTCACTGGGGAAGGGATAGTAGTAATCATTAAATCACGTTTTTGGTCTGTTTTTTCGGAAGCGTTTCCACAGGTCTTGGACCTAATGAGGCATTTTGACAACAAAGTCAAACCCAAGCTCAGCGATGCCCTGGAATGTCAAATGGCTGAACAGCTACAACAGCCACAATGCCCAGTCCCAAAAGCAATGCAAGAAATCCTCCTTCGCCTTTTACCAGGCCGTGAGGGACCTTCTGCCTGTGTGGCTCCTGGAGGACATGAGGACAATGGAAGCCTTTCACTGGGAAGAAGGTGGAAAGGTGAGCACCTATTCTCCCTCTGAAGCTCTTCTCTATGCTCTGGTGCACAATCACCAACCTTATGCCCAATACTTACTGAGTAAGTTTCCTCAGAGTGCCCTGGCTATACCCAGCCAAAACTTCAGCTGCTGCCAGTCATCAGCTCCTCACCTAGCTATGGCAGTTCGTTACAACCGCACCCACATCCTCTTCAAAATACTGAAAGCCATCAGAGGTTTCCCAGAGTGTGAGCGAGCCAGCTATTTGGACCGCAGGGGATGCAGTCGCGTGGAAGGCAGCAAAACTGCCTTGCACATGGCCTGTGAACTCTCGAGACCTGAATGTTTGCTTCTACTGCTTGCTCATGGGGCATCACCCTGCTTAAGTGACTGCACTGGGAATACCCCCTTGGACATCTTGCTCCAGCAGATTTCTCAGACTCCACCAGTGAACATGCGCTCCAAGCTCCTCTTGCTGGACTCCCTTTTCCTCTTCATGCCTCAGGAACTTCACTTTTCAATGAAACAGCAACTGCTGGATAATCGCCAGCCTTGGCAGGACCTTTTGGGAGAGAACAGATTCCAATGGCTGGCAGGCTTATCCCCTACATCTTTGTTCATCACAGCCATGCGTGTCTTAATTAGGAGTATTTCACCTGAACAGTTTCCAGAGGCACTGGACAATCTGCCTTTGCCACAGTTTCTGAAGCCTTTAGACTTGAAATTGAAGACCTAAAGGGTATGCCCAATAGCTTCCCGCTTGTATGGTGAAAATGGGCTGCTTGCTCTGGTACTGAAAACGTTTCAGTATAAAGAGCTACTACTGCAGAAGTGGGCACTACACTTGTTTTAATTAGAACAGGTTTTTAAAAGGATTGTATCTGGCACTTTACATATCTATTCATTTAAAGATAATTGTGGTGAGTAATTTTCATGCCACTTTTTATAAAAAGTATTATATGGTACGTGTAATTTAGGACATGGGTATATATATTTGTGAATAGGTATAAATAAACCAGTGGCATATATGACTGGAAATGGAAATCTAACAATTTACAGTTCTGAAATGACACATCCATGTGAGTCTtactcaacatattcataaattctctggaaagagagaaacagtgaagtggcaaaactTGCTTAGAGATGGtaacaaaactactcaagatagttaagtcccagcTAGACTCTGAAGAGCTACAGACAGATCTCTCAATActgggtgagtgggcaacaaaatggcagatgaaatctAATGTtgataaagtaatgcacatagaaaAACATTATCCCAAGTAGAGATGTGAAAGTATAACCGTGTATACAGTTATAAGATGAGCTTTGGTCTGGCCCACTATGGTTGTTTTGATAACCAGGCCATCCCTAGAAAGGTATGGGGCCCAGAACAACCCCTTAAACCTTGCCCCCCACCTCACTTCTTCCTGCCCCCATTCTGCCCTTTCCCCCAAGCCTCCATCCCCACTTCTTCCTGTCCTGCCCAACCCCTCCTCTCCTGAGCAGTGCTGGGATCAGCAAGGTGGGGCCTGTCACTTTGCTGCCGGCCCCCATGCCCACCAAGTCCTGCATTTCCTTTAACCACAGGGCCCTCTAAAGCGCAGGCCACAGAGCAACTGCCCTGAACTGTCCaatggacaggatggctctgctTATGACACCCTAAGTATGCTGGTTGCAGTTGTCAGGAAAGCAAAGCATACATACATTTATTTAAGGCACAGGTGAACATTCTTGATCTTGTACAAAAACcaaggcattttaaaaattattcactAAGTAAGGCAGGGATACACAAATGAATAAAAATAGATGTGTCTGAATACCAGATTGTTTCCCCATAATATTCTATGTTCCCCTATGTTCTCCTTGCCCAATCAGAGGGGCCTAGTTGTCACCTCTTTTTGCTGTTGAGAGAATGGAAGGAACAGAAAACTTGTTCCCTTTGGTCAAGATTCTGTTAGAGGAAAAGACAGTATAGCATCATGGTTTCATCCTTACCCAACCCTGCAGATGCCCCTTCACATGAACACTGTATGTTGGAGGATCTTAGGGAAGTAGCAAGGAAAAGAAGCCACAAAGTTGGCAAGAGCCATTCTCCTTGCTATTGTCTTCAAACCCACAGAGATTTTCTTGTCAGCATTCTgtcatgtggattttttttacctcATTTCATACTCCAGATGTGCTGGGATAGATTCAACTGAAAAGGCCGTGGCTGTCCCAGCAGATGTTTAGGGAGTTGTTTGGATGTACTGGACGTCCACCTAAATATCTTGACGTCCACCTGAATATCTTGACCCTCAGTGGAGGGCCAGATATACAATTGATATTCCCAGAGATTCTCAAGACATCTGTGCACTGCTAGGGCCATACCCCTTTTTGCTCTTCAAGAAGCAACCTTGCCTTCCCTTGCCAGTAATTGAAATCGTCATGGTTTTTCAGAGTTTTCCACCTGCCTCTGGTGCTGCAGTAGGAGGGCATGAgctttagggatgtaataatggaGTTGATTAAACGATTAACTGGCTCCTAAAATACTTTTCAGAGTTGCAGTTCCCAGGCCTGACGCGGGCcaggactgaaccaggctgcccGCCCTTTGGCTCCTAAAATACTTtgactgcagagccgcagcgaggGTAGCTCCTGGGACCAGTGGCTAacccttatcaattaattgtgtagtcaacaaaATTTTTGTCAGCTAGACAATTAATGAACTACACATTTCTTAACACCCCTAATGAGCTGAGCTGTAAAGTTTGAGAAGGGTTTTGGCATCCAATCTCTTGCCATGAAGTCTCTTGTTACACCAGAGAATTCAGCCTCCTACCTCCCTATAGGGTGGGCATGGGGCAGAAATGAAAAGCCTTAGCTTGAAACATAAATCCTTTTGATCATTAACAAGTTTGGTGAAAAAAACGATGAAAAACACAGAACAAGCAACTGTAAATTGTTCATAGTTCGCTGAATAGATTCCAGATTGTTTCTCGAGTATGGAACTCCATCTTTAAAAATATACCATTCTGGTGGGTATATGATAATACAGGAACTACTAGAGGATTGGTATGCTTCAGAAATTTGAGATGCAACCAACTTAAAATAATATGTTTTGGGCTGACATAATTGTAAATAccttccagaaaaaaaacaagaGGGTGATTGCTCAAGCTCATTATCAGGAAATGGGGATCCCTTGCTAGAAAGCGTGGCTTAAAATAACCGAAATAACATACTTTGtttccccccttcctgtccaATTACCTCAGGGATAACAAAATGCAGCCCTGTAATAGAATTTGCTGAAATGCCAAGAATGCCTCTCACAGCAGTACAAAAACCTATATTGCTGGATTCTTCACCTGACTATATCTTTCCTATTATTCCAGGAGCACTGctctatttttcaaaataacgggagagCTATTTCGCCATCCTAGTAAACCTTATtgcaagagggataagggatggctcgaaatagcacattattttgaagtttggcatGGTGTAGgtgtgccagatttcaaaataagctatttcaaaatagatttgagataagatatgcaatttgttgtgtagacataccccatgagtaTGTTGCATAAATAAATTAGAAGACAAAGCAATTGGTTTTAACTATGCTGACACAAATCCTTCACTCCCTACTCCATACACACAGAAAAGTACTAGCCTTAAAACCATGTGCCATAGGGATAATATACCATGGGCTGGGCAAACCTAGGGTTTTGAAAGGATAATCAGAAATAAGAAATTTTTAGCCAGTTTTCTATTCCACCCAAACGTGTTTACTGATAAGAAACAGCAGAATTTGAGCAGTTTGTGCCGTCAGTAGAGATTGTACATGCAGGCAACAACCTCATTCTGCTGGATTATTGTTTATTGAAAGATTGAAATTAGTGtattaaaaatgaggtttattttcTTTCACACctgcttttcctccttccccagctttTTCAAATGGTGCAACTGCCACTTTCCACAGCACTTACTCAGTAGAGTGCTAGCATGAAACTTTTACTTACCTCTCTCAGCAAGGAAAGAGGGTATATTATGCAAAACATTACACATTTCGTTGCTTCTACCCTAGCAAAAACAGGAAAGACTAATATGAATATATTGCATCATAATCATTTCCCAGACTCCTCATTGCTTAACTTACTTATGGGTCATATCCATATTCCAGTGTATTCAATGACTAAGAGCCATCAAAATCAGCCCTTTgctatgttttaaaaatgtaaatagctAAGGGGAAATTACTCTACAATGTTACATGAAAAATGGCAATTTTAAGAGTAAAGGATGGGGCACACAAGTTTATGTGTCCACGTAGATACTATGCAGAGAGGGTCTAAGGACAGGTCCCAGTGTCCACTGAAGTCCACTAGAGTTCTTTTGGTGACTTTAATGGGAATCAGCCCTGGCTCCTGAATATAAAAGGCAAAGGAATCCTTACTTGTGAAACTCTTAAATCCTAGCACAGAAGTGaggaccttttttgggttgggagccagtggcccacagaaaaaaatcagttgggggccacacacaagaagcaaaaaaacaaacaaaccacacctCACTGACCCAGCCCCAAAGAGAGAAAACAGACCCTCACAGATGTGACTCCTAATTGAGAAGCAGGAGGTAAAaaaagacacctcactcccctcaaGCTCTGGCCCCCCACAGGTGAGAGGGCAAGGCAGCAAAGCTCAGGGTTTACCTGGGCTAGATTAAGTCTTCTGGTAATCCCCCtatgctctggggtgaggccaaataTGAGGACTTAAGTGTGCAGGTGGGGACTAccaaggagcaggctgggagtaggagtGCAGGatgtgggtgggaggtagggtgcaagagTATGCTGGGGACTTTGGGCAGGAGGTAAAGTGCAGGATAGGGGTGAAGGCATGGAGCCtgagcaggaggtagggtgcaggagcagggtgggagtgtggggtctggttGGGAAGGAGGATGCAGGTGCAGGGTATGTGTGGGATAGAGTGTGCAGGAACAGTCTGGAGGTTGGCTGCAGGGTCTGAGCAGGAGGTGGGAAATACTAGAGGAAtgtagggtgcagaagtgggatagggatgggggtgtagggcctgagcaggagggggcagagcattGTGGTGCCTACCTTGTGCAGCTCCCAGGGGGGCACAGTGCTCCCTGCAGGTACTGCCCTCTGCTGCTTCTATTGGCTGaattcctggctaatgggagcaacggggtggggggaggggcaagggggtACCTGCTCAGAGCACTTTCCTGCAGCACAAAGAACCACTTCCTCCTCCCTACCAGGCACAGTTCACATGCCCGATCAAGGGAAGCTGTGGGCTGCATCCTTGCCACAGGTTCCTTCCCCATCATAGTCCTAGCAAAATAATCCAGTGTGCTGTAGCAGGCTACATTAGAAACATGGATTGCTACCGTGAC encodes the following:
- the ANKRD9 gene encoding ankyrin repeat domain-containing protein 9, with translation MPWNVKWLNSYNSHNAQSQKQCKKSSFAFYQAVRDLLPVWLLEDMRTMEAFHWEEGGKVSTYSPSEALLYALVHNHQPYAQYLLSKFPQSALAIPSQNFSCCQSSAPHLAMAVRYNRTHILFKILKAIRGFPECERASYLDRRGCSRVEGSKTALHMACELSRPECLLLLLAHGASPCLSDCTGNTPLDILLQQISQTPPVNMRSKLLLLDSLFLFMPQELHFSMKQQLLDNRQPWQDLLGENRFQWLAGLSPTSLFITAMRVLIRSISPEQFPEALDNLPLPQFLKPLDLKLKT